The following coding sequences are from one Thermostaphylospora chromogena window:
- a CDS encoding GntR family transcriptional regulator yields the protein MSMDFAPPKYARVIAAIQQRIRDGEYAPGDMLPSETQLVREFGVGRTTVVRALQTLAMQGWIEREHGRGSFVKGRPPEPPADRARPGLTCAEQAEAAENIVSVDRVQAPRHIARLLGIDERTPVIARKRLARHGERVSAVEILWFPLEVALGTDVDKPAPLRYGVRHHLQAVKHLRFDHITERLAARTPTAEEAKLLGSTDPVLGVLATVHDASGAVLMALSIALPGELHELEDVYQVR from the coding sequence GTGAGCATGGACTTCGCCCCTCCCAAGTACGCCCGGGTGATCGCGGCGATTCAGCAGCGTATCCGCGATGGGGAGTACGCACCCGGCGACATGCTGCCCTCAGAGACGCAGCTTGTCCGGGAGTTCGGCGTCGGCCGCACCACTGTGGTGCGGGCGTTGCAGACCCTTGCGATGCAAGGGTGGATCGAACGGGAGCACGGGCGCGGGTCCTTCGTCAAAGGCCGCCCCCCGGAGCCCCCTGCCGACCGTGCCCGGCCTGGCCTGACCTGTGCCGAACAGGCGGAGGCCGCTGAGAACATCGTCAGTGTCGACCGGGTGCAGGCTCCCCGGCATATCGCCCGGCTGCTCGGGATCGATGAGCGCACCCCCGTGATCGCCCGCAAGCGCCTGGCTCGGCACGGGGAGCGGGTCTCCGCGGTGGAGATCCTATGGTTTCCGCTGGAGGTTGCGCTCGGCACGGATGTCGACAAGCCCGCTCCGCTTCGGTACGGCGTGCGTCATCACTTGCAGGCGGTCAAGCACCTGCGGTTCGACCACATCACCGAGCGGCTGGCCGCGCGTACGCCCACCGCCGAGGAAGCCAAGCTGCTCGGCTCCACCGACCCGGTCCTGGGCGTGCTGGCCACCGTGCACGATGCGAGTGGGGCCGTCTTGATGGCGCTGAGCATCGCCCTGCCCGGTGAGCTGCATGAACTCGAAGATGTCTACCAGGTGAGGTAA